The sequence ATGACCCTCCCAGGACCTTGTAGGCTTACCTCCCTAGCCCAGAAGACTAGGAATGAAACACACTTGCTCAACACATGTCTGATGGCTCCATTTTGCCCCTCACCTGTTTGAATTGGCTTTCCCACTGGATCAAACTCACATTAACCGTGAGTTCGTGGCCCGGTGCTGCCCACGGCCAAAAAGAACCGACGACGATGCCGTTCACGGTTCCGCTGGGCGAGAAGGCCCAATTGACAATGTCGTAACCAGTCACCACATCCCTGTTCTTGTCGAAGAAAACATCTTCTCCTGCCCGATTTGTGAAACGTACATTCTTCAAGAAAGGGAGGAGCTGAAACGGAATAGAAGAACTTTAAAAGGCATCATCTATACAAAGGCTAGTTGAGAGAAGCGTGGTAACGGTAGTATAAGGTGCATTCCTATAcaactttagacagaaaaaagatgcACGTTGGAGCAGATGGTCCTCCAGATCCTCCTGTCTCTGTTTTCACCCCTTCCTCTGTTTCTCTTTTGTCTATTTTTGGactgtaagctctttggggcaaAGATCTGTCAAATCAGGTATTACATAAATCAAGAACAAAAATTTTACCTCCCATGGTTGGGAATCCAGAGCACTGCCCAAGGACTGGTGTGAGACCATGGCGTGTAAAGCGTGAGCAACCGCATATACTGCGTTGTAGATACTGTAACCCCAGGTTGGAGAGAAGAAAATGTTTTGGAATTTGTTGGTGCTGTTGCTATTTTCATCCCCTGTGCATTGTGGCATCCACGAAGTGTAGTACCATTCGCAGTCATAGACTCGGCGCCAGAAATCTTTCATGTATATATCAtctgggagttgggaggggaggggaggtagataagattatttatttatttaagggattTATCATTTGGAAAAAAAGGATAAATTCCAACCAGctctctaaaggagatatccaaggtgctgaacccaaatgCCTCaaatagattcatagaatagtagaatcatagaatagcagagttggaaggggcctataaggccatcgagtccaaccccctactcaatgcaggaatccaccctaaagcatccctgacagagggttgtccagctgcctcttgaaggcctctagtgtgggagagcccacaacctccctaggtcacacgttccattgtcgtactgctctaacagtcaggaagtttttcctgatgtccagctggaatctggcttcctttaacttgagcccgtcattccatgttctgcactctgggatgatcgagaagagatcccggccctcctctgtgtgacaaccttttaaggatttgaagagtgctctcatgtctcccctcaatcttctcttctccaggctaaacgtgcctagttctttcagtatctcttcatagggctttgtttccagatccctgatcatcctggttgccctcctctatccaagcaccttggatagctcttttagagttctgactaaaactatGAGCAAATCATCGGAGCCAGCAGCCCTCCACTGCATCCCACCTCTGATTGAGTCAGGAGCCCAAGCTCCTTCACAAAGGTTTTACTttgttacctttaaaaaaaacttttagtttaaaacaaatgTTACCTGGGTAATCCCGAGGTTTAAGAGTCTGGAGAAAATGCTTGAATCCAGGGATTTCCCTCTTATGGTCAACCAAGGCCAAAGATCCTTTGAAGAACTTTAGAGAGGAATATTTTGCTTGGGCTTGAAACGCCTCTTGAGTTGTGAGGATCCACACCTGTCCTTTGTTCTGTGTATAGGACAAACTGATTTGCCTCCTGAAGGCTTCCAGGTGGGCCTCCGTCGCGTGGAAAACAATCACGTTCGCAGAGGATCTGTGGACAATATTTAGGAGGCGGTGGAGTTTCTTTCCATAAAAATCGTGTTTCCCGATCGTCTCTGCAAATGCGATGCAGCCGTCTCCCTTGTCAATTTCCCTTGTAAACGTCTCCAGCACTCTTTCTTCTCTTCCGCTGTCAGAGAAAATGAGCCCCACCCAGCGCCAGTCGAAATGCCGGATTAATCGGCCTATCGCCGGAAGCAAGTAGCTCCTGCTGGGGGCCATCCCGTACAGAGAGGGACTCTGGGCTTGGCGACGCCATTCAGGGTCCAGGACTCCATAGCTAAGCTGTGGGGTTAGGGGGAGGAACAGTCATTCAGCACAGTTGTCGCTCTTTGGGTATGCACAAAATGACTTTCTGTCAAGGTTTTCGGAATTGTCTGCAAGGCCAACATTACTTTCTGAACGAGTTTTATGGCTGGTGGCAACTAGCTACTGAACACAACCCTGCCTGCTGCGGTGGGAGCTGAAGGGAGAAATAGATTGGGAAGCAGACGGTAAAGTAAATAGGAGTCCGGATTTTTGAAACTGGTTGTCAAGAAGGAGGATGCATAAATGTGATCACTGAGGAGGGTCGCCTCTTATACACAAGTATCAGGGTATAGCGCTTATCAAGACTAGTGATGTTGCTAAATTTTGCAATTAGTCATCTCAGTTGAAAGTTGTCCATTCGCCACACACATCTTTGTAGTGAGCTTGGATCAATGTGTTAcgaatttgcttttaattttggaATTTATTGTGGGGTTCAGAGCATACGCAGAAAatagctggaacgtgttcagaggagggcaaccaggatgatcaggggtctggaaataaagccctatgaagagagactgaaaaaactgggcatgtttagcctggagaagagaagactgaggggagacatgagggtactcttcaaatacttaaaaggttgtcacacagaggagggccaggatctcttctcaatcatcccagagtgcaggacacggaataacgggctcaagttaaaggaagccagattccggctggacatcaggaaaaatttcctggctgttattttatttattttattttatttattacatttttaccccccccacacacaaattttCAGCCATCTTACTCCTTACCCCAATATTACTTGAAGCAGTCTCTTTAGCTGCTTCCCTTGCCACCACAACTCTGGCTACACATGGAGCAGCAGGACGCCACAGGGTCCATCTTCATGCTGGTGACCGTCGGCCATGAATAAGCGTCATATGACATCATGATGCAGGCCAGccatgtgaaaacaaccaatcagaaagggggcaTAGCACAGTGACATGTAATGTCATGCCACTCTGCACGATTCCAAACTACATCTCCCAAGGTGCACCTTGATATCACGCCTGCACAATAACTCATATACATGGAACAAAAATTGGTATGAACAGAGAACTCTTGTCTAAGCTTATATGGACCACTCCGCTACTCTCTGAATAAATTGTGAATTCACTTGGGGCAAGTTAACTCTTTATTtatgatagagctgtacaaaatttatttatttatttatttattacatttctataccgcccaatagccagagctctctgggcggttcacaaaaattaaaatcattcaaagtataaaacaacagtataaaaccaaaatcatgcctggtgtggagaatgtggctagagagacatttttctccctctcccaatactagaacccatggggccatcccatgaagctgatgggtgggagattccggacagataaaggaagtacttatagaatgatagaatagcagagttggaaggggcctacaaggccattgagtccagctccctgctcagtgcaggaatccaccctaaagcatccctgacagatggctgtccatctgcctcttgaatgcctctagtgtgggagagcccacaacctccctaggtaactggttacattgtcgtactgctctaacagtcaggaagattttcctgatgtccagctggaatctggcttcctttaacttgagccctttattccgtgtcctgtactctgggaggatcgagaagagatcctggccctcctctgtgtgacaaccttttaagtatttgaagagtgctctcatgcctcccctcataggggagttatGAAATTCCCTCATAGTTAAGCTATGaaattcaataccacaagatgtactgaaggccaccaatttggatggctttaaaagggggttggataaattgctggaggagaagtctatcaatggctactagtcctgatggctacatgcagttgctggggaacatgggcaggagggtgccattgtaccatgtcctgcttgtgggttcccggttgacagctgcttggccactgtgtgaacacgaTGCTGGAACAccacggtctgatccagcagggctcttcttatgttcttaagacaggTAGAAGGACGGGGCTCTCATACCTGTGGAAACTGGTACAACCCTAGTGTTGTCGCTATCTTGAATGAGTGTCGGGCTGTCGGCCCTTCGATAAGTGCAACAACCTTTCTGTCTCCTCCGCAGTTGAAATTTGGCACCACTTTCCCTTGTCCCGAAAGAAGTCCCCAAACACCCTCCAGTGCTGCCTCATCGTCAAAGACAGAGTTGTAGATTTGGAAACCCAGAGAGACATTGGGCAAGAGGTGCAGGTTTTTGTTAATTTCCTCCACGGCGTAGACCAGGACCAGGAGGTGTGGGTAGTTCTTGAGCTCCACACTGGAAGAAGAAGTGTATAATTAGAGGGAAGTGAAGAAAGAGCTGATCTGTGAAGTGAATTCACGATTTATAAGGGTGTGTACTGGTGAATAAGCTTCCtctgtcattcattcattctaggcCTATATCACTCAGTAGCAAAAGTTCTCTGCATTCTGTAACGCAGCCAAAATAAAGCTCCTCTAAGATAATCAAAATGATTActctcaggattttttttctcatgCCTGAATTTTCAGcctctattattttttaaaagccaggagCTCTTGGGACAGCCGACTGAGTGAAGTACACAggtctggtcacagtctttcacactatgatgagatgggctgtatttccatttaaattataattatttctaaattagaaataattagcaACCCAGTTAGTTATCTAATTTGCATCTACACGTATGCCTGTCAGTATTGTTACCTTGCCAGCTTACTAAGGAACCCTTATCCAGGCACCCTGCTCTTATGCTTTTTAAATGACAGCTTAATCTGCAGAAATCTTCACATGGTGCTTTCCATGGCATGGGGATCTAGGTGTGATCGCCTGTTGTTACAATCGTAGGAGCAAATGCTGGCATAAAAGCTGGCAATCCAATTAGTTATCTCCTCTCCTTCAGCAAGAAATGGAaataagtttttgtgaaccgcccagggagctttggctgttggatggtataaaaatgcaataaataaataaataaataataaacagataCACACCGCTGAGTTATCTTACTGAGGTACGGCGGGCTTTTAAATTCGTGGATGTGGGGCAATGGGGCTTTGGTGATGGGCATGAAACCCCCAATGATCTTGTCTCCTTCCTTGTAGTAGCTCTGGTGGTGGTACCCTGTAAGCGTACATTTGGACCATGGCATCACCCCGACAGCATCGGGAAACAGCAGGACAATTAGAATCCAGCCACCTGGTTGCAGCATCCCTTTTGATGCTGCTGTTTATCCTGCTAATGTCTCTGAGATCATACGACCTGCAGGAGAAACAttgttgtaatatatatatatttgtgtgtgcatcTCATTGCACCTTTGAAAGGAATTGCTaacggttggattactgcaactgtggagctacctttgaagacggttcggaaacttcagctagttcaaagcAGCACTTCGATTTCTAACTTGGACTGGCCGATATGATCATGTGATGTCAGTCCTGGATTCCAATTCATTTCTGAGCCAAATAAGTTTTGGTGTagtcctttaaagccctaaacagcttgggagcaGAGTAAGGCACCTATCAtcccaaatagaatcatagaatagtagagttggaaagggcctataaggccatcgagtccaaccccctgctcaatgcaggaatccaccctaaagcatccctgacagagggttgtccagctgcctcttgaaggcctctagtgtgggagagcccacaacctccctaggtaaccggttccattgtcatactgctctaacagccaggaaatttttcctgatgtccagctggaatctggcttcctgtcacttgagccccttattctgtgtcctgcactctgggatgattgagaagagatcctggccctcctctgtgggacaacctttcaagtatttgaagagtgctatcatgtctccccctcagccttctcttctccaggctcaacatgcccagttgtttcagtctctcttcatagggctttgtttccagacccctgatcatcctggtcgccctcttctgaacacgttccagaTTGTctct comes from Elgaria multicarinata webbii isolate HBS135686 ecotype San Diego chromosome 21, rElgMul1.1.pri, whole genome shotgun sequence and encodes:
- the LOC134412374 gene encoding vomeronasal type-2 receptor 26-like, producing the protein MANAGNGYHHQSYYKEGDKIIGGFMPITKAPLPHIHEFKSPPYLSKITQRVELKNYPHLLVLVYAVEEINKNLHLLPNVSLGFQIYNSVFDDEAALEGVWGLLSGQGKVVPNFNCGGDRKVVALIEGPTARHSFKIATTLGLYQFPQLSYGVLDPEWRRQAQSPSLYGMAPSRSYLLPAIGRLIRHFDWRWVGLIFSDSGREERVLETFTREIDKGDGCIAFAETIGKHDFYGKKLHRLLNIVHRSSANVIVFHATEAHLEAFRRQISLSYTQNKGQLLPFLKNVRFTNRAGEDVFFDKNRDVVTGYDIVNWAFSPSGTVNGIVVGSFWPWAAPGHELTVNVSLIQWESQFKQHPYSVCSKSCLPGYRKKHREGEQACCFDCEFCTAGEISNQTDMERCLRCPEDQHPNEGRDTCFPKVITFLAYEDPLGMALASLALSFCLLTACVLWLFVRCRNTPIVKANNRDLSYILLVSLLVCSLCSLIFIGRPERLTCLLRQNVFGVAFAVAVSSVLAKTITVVLAFKATKVGHGLRKWLRPRVSNSIVFGGSLVQVILCFVWLGSSPPFPENNTQTDDGQIVVQCNEGSIGFLYSVLGYLGLLAFASFTVAFMARKLPDTFNEAKHITFSMVTFCCTWISFIPTYLSSRGKNAVAVEIFSILASSGGILICIFTPKVYIILVRPDKNSKTFLRKK